Proteins co-encoded in one Metabacillus sp. KUDC1714 genomic window:
- a CDS encoding alpha/beta hydrolase, whose translation MWKWESEVDQPKGVIVIVHGAAEHHGRYKWLVEMWKLSGYHVVMGDLPGQGTTTRRRGHIQSFDEYIIEVNSWIKEAKKFGLPLFLLGHSMGGLIVIRALQEKHHDVKAVILSSPCLGIVYKPNKALELASKGLNIIAPSFKVESNLSVALATRNKAVQDTDENDSLYVTKVSVRWYRELIKAMEEAQKQVKKFQDVPLLLMQGGEDKIVDKSLVKEWFNKVDLMEKSYKEWKGFYHEIFSEPERDQVFEAAQRFFDAHCSEAK comes from the coding sequence ATGTGGAAATGGGAATCTGAGGTTGACCAGCCAAAGGGAGTAATTGTAATTGTTCATGGAGCTGCAGAACATCATGGTAGGTATAAATGGCTGGTAGAAATGTGGAAATTATCAGGATATCATGTCGTCATGGGGGATTTACCGGGACAAGGAACAACAACAAGAAGAAGAGGACATATTCAGTCATTTGATGAATATATTATTGAGGTTAATTCCTGGATCAAAGAAGCTAAAAAATTCGGATTGCCATTATTTTTACTTGGTCATAGCATGGGAGGGCTTATTGTTATTCGTGCACTTCAAGAGAAACATCATGATGTAAAGGCTGTGATCTTGTCGTCTCCTTGTTTAGGTATTGTATACAAACCAAATAAAGCGTTAGAACTTGCCTCGAAGGGTCTAAATATTATAGCTCCTTCGTTTAAAGTCGAATCAAACTTAAGTGTTGCATTGGCGACTAGAAATAAAGCAGTTCAAGATACTGATGAGAATGATTCATTATATGTGACAAAGGTTTCGGTTAGATGGTATCGTGAATTAATAAAGGCAATGGAAGAAGCACAAAAACAAGTGAAAAAATTTCAGGACGTTCCTTTGTTGCTAATGCAAGGAGGAGAAGATAAAATCGTTGATAAGTCCCTTGTTAAAGAATGGTTTAACAAGGTTGACTTGATGGAAAAATCATATAAGGAATGGAAAGGCTTTTACCACGAGATTTTTAGTGAGCCAGAACGTGATCAAGTATTTGAAGCAGCGCAGCGCTTTTTTGACGCACATTGTTCTGAAGCAAAGTGA
- a CDS encoding DUF2584 domain-containing protein, with protein MGMPVEFNTMIVTKGKEQRMEENIFLLTKEGYRIYPIDIPIEVRKTKDGEIAGEAIVEKLQLHENKTVVTYRLVALNSTN; from the coding sequence TTGGGAATGCCTGTTGAATTCAATACAATGATTGTAACAAAAGGTAAAGAACAACGAATGGAAGAAAATATATTTCTTTTAACGAAAGAAGGATATAGAATATATCCGATCGATATTCCGATAGAGGTTAGAAAAACGAAGGATGGAGAAATTGCTGGTGAGGCTATTGTAGAAAAACTTCAGCTTCATGAAAATAAAACAGTTGTAACATATCGGTTAGTTGCCCTTAATTCAACGAATTAA
- the metK gene encoding methionine adenosyltransferase has protein sequence MTKKRLFTSESVTEGHPDKICDQISDSILDAIIEKDPNARVACETSVTTGLVLVAGEITTTTYVDIPKIVRETIKGIGYTRAKYGFDAETCAVLTSIDEQSADIAMGVDQALEAREGLMSDEEIDAIGAGDQGLMFGFACNETKELMPLPISLAHKLSRRLTEVRKEDILPYLRPDGKTQVTVEYDENDKPVRIDTIVISTQHHPEISLEQIQRNLKEHVINPVVPAELIDENTKYFINPTGRFVIGGPQGDAGLTGRKIIVDTYGGYARHGGGAFSGKDATKVDRSAAYAARYVAKNIVASGLADKCEVQLAYAIGVAQPVSISVDTFGTGKVSEEVLVAVVRNNFDLRPAGIIKMLNLRRPIYKQTAAYGHFGRNDLDLPWESTDKAEALSKEALNQ, from the coding sequence ATGACTAAAAAACGTTTATTTACTTCTGAGTCTGTAACAGAAGGCCATCCAGATAAGATTTGTGACCAAATTTCAGATTCAATCCTTGATGCAATTATTGAAAAAGATCCAAATGCACGTGTAGCGTGTGAAACGTCTGTTACGACAGGATTAGTTTTAGTTGCTGGGGAAATTACAACAACTACATACGTTGATATCCCAAAAATTGTTCGTGAAACAATTAAAGGTATTGGCTATACACGAGCTAAATATGGCTTTGATGCAGAAACTTGTGCAGTTCTTACTTCAATTGATGAGCAATCAGCCGATATCGCTATGGGTGTTGACCAAGCACTTGAAGCTCGTGAAGGCCTAATGTCTGATGAAGAAATTGATGCAATCGGTGCTGGAGACCAAGGATTAATGTTTGGATTTGCATGTAATGAAACAAAGGAATTAATGCCACTTCCAATTTCATTAGCTCACAAACTTTCACGTCGTTTAACAGAAGTACGTAAAGAGGATATACTTCCTTACTTACGTCCAGACGGTAAAACACAAGTTACGGTAGAATATGATGAAAATGATAAACCAGTTCGTATTGATACGATCGTTATTTCCACTCAGCATCACCCAGAAATTTCATTAGAACAAATTCAGCGTAACCTAAAAGAGCATGTTATTAACCCAGTTGTCCCTGCAGAATTAATTGATGAAAATACAAAGTATTTCATTAATCCAACAGGTCGCTTCGTCATTGGGGGACCTCAAGGAGATGCTGGTTTAACTGGACGTAAAATTATCGTTGATACGTACGGTGGTTATGCACGTCACGGTGGTGGTGCATTCTCTGGTAAGGATGCGACAAAAGTTGACCGTTCTGCCGCTTATGCTGCTCGTTATGTAGCGAAAAATATTGTTGCTTCTGGATTAGCTGATAAATGTGAAGTTCAATTAGCATATGCAATTGGTGTTGCACAACCGGTATCGATTTCAGTTGATACATTTGGAACTGGAAAAGTATCGGAAGAAGTTTTAGTAGCTGTTGTACGTAACAACTTTGATCTACGTCCAGCGGGTATTATAAAAATGCTTAATCTACGTCGTCCGATATATAAGCAAACTGCTGCGTATGGACATTTCGGTCGTAATGATCTAGATCTTCCATGGGAAAGCACAGACAAAGCTGAAGCGTTAAGTAAAGAAGCGTTAAATCAATAA
- a CDS encoding glycosyltransferase family 4 protein, which produces MRIAIFTDTFAPDVNGVARTLKRFTDHLEANGYEYRVFAPISTNENRFSSHIHRFASLPFFLYPECRLALPNMLQVKAELQRFKPDLIHVATPFNIGLCGLHYAKKLNIPIVGSYHTDFDQYLEYYDLQFLSKFLWKYMHWFHKPLRKIFVPSNETMEQLKRKGFSNIRIWGRGVDCSLFHPNYSNQRIREQYGIKEKYILSYVGRLAPEKDIETLMKICLQLPGEIRKQIHWIIVGDGPSKEDMVKAAPENMTFAGFLNGESLAEIYASSNLFIFPSPTETFGNVVLEALATGTPVIGANSGGVKNIINQEVTGYLCEPKNVEQFNQAIIHLLENHALRQKMGETARKYALSQTWDQIFDGLLKEYEESLLENNHIRYA; this is translated from the coding sequence ATGAGAATAGCTATTTTCACAGACACTTTTGCACCTGATGTTAACGGGGTTGCCCGTACATTAAAACGATTCACAGATCATCTTGAAGCAAACGGGTATGAATATAGAGTATTTGCACCTATTAGTACAAATGAAAATCGATTTTCCAGTCATATACATCGTTTCGCAAGTTTGCCATTTTTTTTATACCCTGAATGCAGATTAGCTTTACCAAACATGCTTCAAGTAAAGGCTGAGCTACAACGATTTAAGCCAGACCTTATTCATGTAGCAACACCTTTTAATATAGGACTATGCGGCTTGCATTATGCCAAGAAATTGAACATACCAATTGTAGGATCCTATCACACTGATTTCGATCAGTACCTAGAATATTATGATCTTCAATTTCTCTCTAAGTTTTTATGGAAGTATATGCATTGGTTCCATAAACCACTACGTAAAATATTTGTTCCTTCTAATGAAACGATGGAGCAATTAAAACGAAAGGGATTTTCAAATATACGTATTTGGGGAAGGGGCGTTGATTGTAGCCTATTTCATCCGAACTATTCCAATCAACGAATTCGTGAGCAGTATGGCATTAAAGAAAAATACATTCTCTCTTACGTAGGACGTCTTGCTCCTGAAAAGGATATTGAAACCCTTATGAAAATTTGTTTACAGCTACCAGGTGAAATAAGAAAACAAATTCATTGGATAATCGTTGGAGATGGGCCTTCTAAAGAAGACATGGTAAAGGCAGCTCCTGAAAATATGACTTTTGCTGGTTTCTTAAATGGCGAAAGTCTTGCAGAAATTTATGCTAGCTCTAACCTATTTATTTTTCCATCTCCTACAGAAACATTTGGAAATGTTGTTTTAGAGGCATTAGCTACTGGTACACCTGTCATCGGAGCAAATTCGGGTGGAGTTAAAAATATTATTAACCAAGAAGTAACAGGCTATCTATGTGAGCCAAAAAATGTAGAGCAATTTAACCAAGCAATTATTCATCTATTAGAAAATCATGCATTACGTCAAAAAATGGGGGAAACTGCTCGTAAATATGCATTATCACAAACCTGGGATCAAATATTTGATGGTTTATTAAAGGAATATGAAGAATCACTCCTTGAGAATAATCATATTCGATATGCATAA
- a CDS encoding FixH family protein, translating to MKQGIITCSFIFLSLVLSGCQESANHQEHQVASEEEVKAPKVEIIASKHVNKNEEVPIAAKVYYGDDLVDDAEVTFEIKLGDVSEKIEAKLIETGTYGINYQFKEDGTFKITAHTNVESYHTMPSLDIQVGEGSTATITEKNDEKESENEHEHHEQTEAGHHHSSVTITVDELSDFKVNEEEQLSTTIQEGEQPFPDATVRFEIWKDGEEQHKYIDAEEASTKGTYTSSYQFEETGIYKIVVHVEKGEVHDHIETSVEVQ from the coding sequence ATGAAACAAGGGATAATCACTTGCTCCTTCATTTTCCTTTCTTTAGTTTTAAGCGGCTGTCAAGAATCAGCAAATCATCAAGAACATCAAGTCGCTTCTGAAGAGGAAGTAAAAGCACCAAAGGTTGAAATAATTGCTAGTAAACATGTTAATAAAAACGAAGAAGTACCAATCGCTGCAAAAGTATATTATGGTGATGATCTAGTGGACGATGCAGAGGTAACGTTTGAGATAAAACTTGGTGATGTTTCAGAAAAAATTGAAGCAAAACTTATTGAAACAGGTACATATGGAATTAATTATCAATTTAAGGAAGATGGTACATTCAAAATAACCGCACATACAAATGTAGAAAGTTATCATACGATGCCATCATTAGATATTCAGGTAGGAGAAGGCTCAACAGCTACGATTACAGAAAAGAATGATGAAAAAGAAAGCGAGAATGAGCACGAGCATCATGAACAAACAGAAGCGGGGCACCATCATAGTAGTGTAACGATAACTGTAGACGAATTATCTGATTTTAAGGTAAATGAAGAGGAGCAGTTATCAACAACAATTCAAGAGGGTGAACAACCATTTCCAGATGCGACGGTGAGATTTGAAATTTGGAAGGATGGAGAAGAACAACATAAGTATATTGATGCAGAAGAAGCATCGACAAAAGGGACGTACACATCTTCCTATCAATTTGAAGAAACTGGGATATATAAGATAGTAGTTCATGTTGAAAAAGGAGAGGTTCATGACCATATTGAGACTTCAGTTGAAGTTCAATAA
- a CDS encoding ABC transporter substrate-binding protein: protein MKKWLLLVILPLIIVLPLSACNQQKTEKIKLAEVTHSIFYAPLYVAMAEGFFEEEGLDVELTTTWGGDKTMTALLSDGADIALVGSETSIYVHAQGSSDSVINFAQLTQTDGTFLVSREKIDNFKWDQLKDSTFLGQRKGGMPQMVGEFVLKQHNIDPKTDLELIQNIDFANIPSAFASGTGDFVQLFEPTASIFEKEGTGHIVASFGTESGKVPYTTFMSKESFLKENENSARKFTAAIYKAQQWVQEKSSAEIAKSIAPQFEDTELELIETVVERYKEQGSFSTDPILDVDEWDNLQNIMDEAGELPTRIDYDTLVNTIYAEEVVEK from the coding sequence ATGAAAAAATGGCTGCTATTGGTTATTCTTCCGCTTATTATTGTATTGCCACTTTCAGCATGTAATCAACAAAAGACAGAAAAAATTAAACTTGCAGAAGTTACACATTCCATTTTTTATGCGCCTTTATATGTCGCGATGGCAGAAGGTTTTTTTGAAGAGGAGGGCCTTGATGTAGAATTAACGACAACCTGGGGTGGAGATAAAACGATGACTGCACTTCTCTCAGATGGAGCAGATATCGCATTAGTTGGTTCAGAAACATCGATTTATGTTCATGCGCAAGGGTCGAGTGATTCTGTGATAAATTTTGCTCAACTTACACAAACAGATGGCACCTTCCTTGTAAGTCGTGAAAAAATAGACAATTTTAAATGGGATCAATTAAAAGATAGTACGTTTTTAGGACAAAGAAAAGGTGGAATGCCACAAATGGTTGGTGAATTTGTCTTAAAACAACACAATATTGATCCAAAAACTGATCTAGAGCTTATTCAAAATATTGATTTTGCCAACATCCCAAGTGCCTTTGCCTCAGGAACTGGTGATTTTGTTCAATTATTTGAACCAACAGCTAGTATCTTTGAAAAAGAAGGAACTGGTCACATTGTTGCTTCCTTTGGAACAGAGTCCGGTAAAGTTCCTTATACAACATTTATGAGCAAGGAGAGCTTTTTAAAAGAAAATGAAAACTCAGCAAGAAAGTTTACAGCTGCAATATATAAAGCACAGCAATGGGTACAAGAAAAAAGTTCAGCCGAGATTGCTAAATCAATTGCCCCGCAATTTGAGGATACAGAGCTAGAGCTTATTGAAACGGTTGTGGAACGTTACAAGGAACAAGGCTCCTTTTCAACAGATCCTATCCTAGATGTAGATGAATGGGATAACCTACAAAATATTATGGATGAGGCTGGAGAGCTACCAACGCGAATTGACTATGACACACTAGTGAATACCATATATGCAGAAGAAGTGGTTGAAAAGTAA
- the pckA gene encoding phosphoenolpyruvate carboxykinase (ATP) → MNIVEMTNELAELLKGDNARHNLSVAQLVEKVLKRKEGILTSTGAIRATTGAYTGRSPQDKFIVKESSIENKIDWGIVNQPILEADFDKLYSKMINYLKEREELYIFNGFAGADKRYQLPLQVINEYAWHNLFAQQLFIKDNEKSITNEKPFTILCAPHFKADPAVDGTNSETFIIISFEKRTILIGGTEYAGEMKKSVFSVMNFLLPENNILSMHCSANVGFEGDVALFFGLSGTGKTTLSADPNRRLIGDDEHGWSTSGIFNIEGGCYAKCINLSEEKEPQIFNAIRYGAVLENVVVDNETREADYDNSFFTENTRAAYSLDAIDKVITPSIAGHPQAIVFLTADAFGVLPPISKLTREQAMYHFLSGYTSKLAGTERGITAPEATFSTCFGSPFLPLQATRYANMLGQKIDEHEVQVFLVNTGWTGGEYGVGNRIKLQYTRAMVQAAIEGDLDHIETVTDEVFGLNIPIHVPGVPDDKLQPHLTWSSKEAYEKKAKELASQFKKNFEKFAHVSPEIQQFGGPIG, encoded by the coding sequence ATGAATATTGTGGAGATGACAAATGAATTAGCAGAGTTGTTAAAAGGGGATAATGCAAGACATAATTTATCAGTTGCTCAACTTGTGGAAAAAGTACTTAAACGCAAGGAAGGGATTTTAACCTCAACTGGTGCAATCCGAGCGACTACTGGAGCATATACTGGTAGGTCTCCACAAGATAAATTTATCGTGAAAGAAAGTTCTATCGAAAATAAAATTGATTGGGGCATTGTTAATCAACCTATTTTAGAGGCTGACTTTGATAAGCTTTATAGTAAAATGATCAACTACTTAAAGGAACGAGAAGAATTATACATTTTCAATGGTTTTGCCGGTGCAGATAAACGCTATCAGTTGCCTCTTCAAGTCATAAATGAATATGCTTGGCATAATTTATTCGCACAGCAGCTTTTTATAAAAGACAATGAAAAATCGATTACAAATGAGAAGCCTTTTACTATTCTTTGTGCACCACACTTTAAAGCTGATCCTGCTGTTGATGGTACAAATTCTGAAACATTTATCATTATTTCATTTGAGAAAAGAACAATTTTAATCGGTGGGACAGAATACGCTGGTGAAATGAAAAAATCTGTCTTTTCAGTTATGAACTTTTTGTTACCAGAAAACAATATTCTTTCAATGCATTGCTCAGCAAATGTTGGTTTTGAAGGTGATGTTGCTTTATTTTTCGGTTTATCTGGAACTGGAAAAACAACTTTGTCTGCTGATCCTAACAGACGATTAATCGGTGACGATGAGCATGGCTGGTCTACTTCAGGCATCTTTAATATTGAAGGCGGTTGCTATGCGAAATGTATTAATTTATCGGAAGAAAAAGAGCCCCAAATTTTTAATGCCATTCGCTATGGTGCCGTTTTAGAAAACGTTGTTGTTGATAATGAAACTCGTGAAGCTGATTATGATAATTCCTTTTTCACTGAGAATACAAGGGCTGCATATTCGTTAGATGCTATTGATAAGGTTATTACACCTAGTATAGCGGGACATCCACAAGCAATTGTTTTTTTAACTGCAGATGCATTTGGGGTTCTTCCTCCAATTAGCAAGTTAACTAGAGAACAAGCAATGTACCATTTCTTGAGCGGCTATACTAGTAAGCTTGCAGGAACTGAGCGAGGAATTACCGCTCCTGAGGCAACCTTTTCAACTTGCTTCGGTTCACCATTCCTACCATTACAAGCCACTCGCTATGCGAACATGCTTGGACAAAAAATTGATGAACATGAAGTTCAAGTATTTTTAGTTAATACAGGCTGGACCGGTGGTGAATATGGCGTAGGGAATCGAATAAAGTTACAATATACAAGAGCAATGGTTCAAGCTGCAATTGAAGGAGATCTTGATCATATTGAGACGGTAACTGATGAAGTATTTGGTCTCAACATTCCAATACACGTTCCAGGTGTTCCGGATGATAAACTTCAGCCACATCTTACTTGGAGTTCTAAGGAAGCTTATGAAAAGAAAGCAAAAGAGCTAGCATCACAGTTTAAGAAAAACTTTGAAAAATTTGCACATGTTTCCCCTGAAATCCAACAATTTGGTGGACCTATAGGTTAA
- a CDS encoding gamma carbonic anhydrase: protein MIYPYKDKIPKIAESAFIADYVTITGDVIVGDETSIWFQTVIRGDVAPTIIGNKVNIQDLCCLHQSPNNPLILEDEVTVGHSVVLHSSIIRKKALIGMGSIILDQAEIGEGAFIGAGSLVPPGKKIPPNSLALGRPAKVVRTLNSDDIKDMERIRREYVEKGQYYKSLQQTT, encoded by the coding sequence ATGATTTATCCTTACAAAGACAAAATACCAAAAATAGCTGAATCAGCTTTTATTGCTGATTATGTAACCATTACTGGAGATGTGATAGTTGGTGATGAGACTAGTATCTGGTTTCAAACAGTTATCCGCGGAGATGTTGCGCCAACAATTATCGGGAACAAAGTTAATATTCAAGATCTTTGTTGCCTACACCAAAGTCCAAATAACCCACTAATACTAGAAGATGAAGTAACTGTTGGACATAGTGTGGTCCTACACAGTTCAATTATTCGTAAAAAGGCATTAATAGGTATGGGTTCAATTATTTTAGATCAAGCAGAAATTGGTGAGGGTGCATTTATTGGTGCAGGTAGTCTTGTTCCACCCGGAAAAAAAATCCCACCCAACTCCCTCGCCCTAGGTAGACCTGCAAAGGTGGTTAGAACCTTAAATTCTGATGATATAAAAGACATGGAACGTATTCGTCGTGAATATGTTGAAAAAGGGCAGTATTATAAATCATTACAACAAACAACCTAG
- a CDS encoding methyl-accepting chemotaxis protein: MKKEMKFYERISVKFQICLAILAVVLTSTIGLLSYIFVKNTFGQIQESQGLFWSLLGIPAVITIVCLSVFYFFIHRKLKVLNQILIASSEISAGRLFLNPLKEGKDEFGLLALLLNKINDDFRALVHDLKDTSYSISTSSYELSALSEQTTTTSEEIGNALNEISKGSVSQASDIESTSQKASDLQANLTNMTEGSNAIIQLTEGCVNAVQAGKDSMIGLQVSNKENANMLDQISLGITTLYQSVHQISGIVTTIDNISKQTNLLALNASIEAARAGEHGKGFAVVAEEVRKLAEETNKATSQIQTMIQNIEKETEATVLVMSQTTEISSGLNQSVLASENEFNEISSSISKIIEGISKLNKEIETVSDHSYIILDSIQNISAVAEETAASTEEITASVDEQVNAVVTINHSSEKLIALSENLNNSLKKYMVE, from the coding sequence ATGAAAAAAGAGATGAAGTTTTATGAAAGGATTTCAGTTAAATTTCAAATTTGTCTTGCGATTTTAGCAGTAGTACTTACAAGTACGATTGGACTTCTTAGCTATATTTTTGTGAAAAATACTTTTGGACAAATTCAAGAATCGCAAGGGTTATTTTGGAGTTTGTTAGGAATACCAGCTGTTATTACGATCGTTTGCTTGTCTGTGTTTTATTTTTTCATTCATAGAAAGTTAAAAGTATTAAATCAGATCCTGATTGCTTCATCTGAAATTTCAGCTGGTCGTTTGTTTCTAAACCCTTTAAAAGAGGGAAAAGATGAATTCGGTTTACTTGCACTATTATTAAATAAGATAAATGATGACTTTCGAGCATTAGTTCACGATTTGAAGGACACAAGTTATTCCATTTCCACTTCATCATATGAGCTCTCAGCTTTATCAGAGCAAACAACAACAACTAGTGAAGAAATTGGAAATGCCCTAAATGAAATTTCAAAAGGATCAGTTTCACAGGCTTCTGATATTGAATCCACAAGCCAAAAAGCAAGTGATTTACAAGCAAATCTCACCAACATGACAGAAGGAAGCAATGCTATAATCCAATTAACAGAGGGTTGTGTAAATGCTGTTCAAGCAGGTAAGGATAGTATGATTGGCTTGCAAGTTTCCAATAAAGAGAATGCTAACATGTTAGATCAAATCAGTTTAGGAATAACGACCCTTTATCAAAGTGTCCATCAAATTTCCGGAATTGTGACAACGATTGATAATATTTCAAAACAGACAAATCTATTGGCTTTAAATGCTAGTATTGAAGCTGCAAGAGCTGGAGAACATGGAAAAGGATTTGCCGTCGTAGCGGAAGAGGTTAGAAAGCTTGCAGAAGAAACAAATAAGGCTACATCTCAAATCCAAACGATGATTCAAAATATAGAAAAGGAAACAGAAGCAACCGTGCTTGTGATGTCTCAAACAACAGAGATTTCAAGTGGCTTAAATCAAAGTGTTTTAGCATCAGAAAATGAATTTAATGAAATTTCTTCATCTATCTCAAAAATTATTGAAGGAATATCAAAGCTAAATAAAGAAATTGAAACTGTTTCAGATCATAGTTATATCATTTTAGATTCGATACAAAATATATCTGCAGTTGCAGAAGAAACTGCAGCGTCAACTGAGGAGATAACAGCGTCTGTTGATGAACAAGTGAATGCGGTAGTGACCATTAATCATTCATCAGAAAAATTAATTGCATTAAGTGAAAACTTAAATAATTCACTTAAAAAATATATGGTAGAATAA
- a CDS encoding phosphatase PAP2 family protein, whose translation MKTKLITNMYDFECKLFRSVNRHFDQKILNFYFRTITHLGGAIVTIAVSLFLVIFTRGLIQATGIASAFSLLISHLPVALVKRLYPRKRPYLALLETKVAANPLEDHSFPSGHTTAIFSVIIPFILFMPQLALILIPLAISVGFSRMYLGLHYPSDVLAGCLLGSSSGILSYILLSEDFYSKINIF comes from the coding sequence ATGAAAACAAAGCTTATAACTAACATGTATGATTTTGAATGCAAGTTGTTTCGAAGTGTGAATCGTCACTTCGATCAAAAGATCCTTAATTTTTATTTCCGTACTATTACACATCTTGGAGGGGCGATTGTAACAATTGCTGTAAGTCTTTTTCTTGTCATTTTCACAAGAGGTCTTATTCAAGCAACTGGCATAGCAAGTGCTTTTTCACTGCTCATTAGTCATTTACCAGTTGCTCTTGTGAAAAGGCTGTATCCACGTAAACGGCCGTATCTTGCCCTTTTAGAAACAAAAGTAGCTGCTAATCCTTTAGAGGATCATTCTTTTCCATCAGGTCATACTACAGCCATTTTTTCAGTCATCATTCCTTTTATTTTATTTATGCCACAGCTAGCACTCATCCTAATACCGCTTGCAATAAGTGTAGGATTTTCAAGAATGTATTTAGGTTTGCATTACCCATCGGATGTTTTAGCAGGATGCCTACTTGGAAGTTCATCAGGAATATTAAGCTATATCTTATTGAGTGAAGATTTTTACTCTAAGATAAATATTTTTTAA
- a CDS encoding alpha/beta hydrolase family protein, with protein sequence MNGEILSKVKYPSPNPNIRLWVVTYLSNHLKVKGLLAEPNTPGCYDGFLYLRGGIKNVGMVRVGRIIQFASEGFIVMAPFYRGNQGGEGNEDFAGDDRYDAISAIELLKRHPNVHSHRIHVFGFSRGGVMALLTGILAEDVRSVVTWGGVSDMFLTYVEREDLRRMMKRVIGGTPTKFPNRYMWRTPLYELENMNPPVLIIHGVKDKNVSVEHAYRLEKRLKELNKQVESWYFKGFTHYFPPKINRETLHRLCSWMKKQ encoded by the coding sequence ATGAATGGTGAAATACTTAGTAAGGTAAAATATCCATCTCCAAATCCAAACATTCGACTTTGGGTGGTGACCTATCTTTCAAATCATTTAAAAGTAAAAGGACTTTTGGCAGAGCCTAATACCCCTGGGTGCTATGATGGATTTCTATATTTGCGAGGTGGGATTAAAAATGTTGGTATGGTAAGGGTAGGACGAATAATTCAGTTTGCCTCAGAAGGTTTTATCGTTATGGCACCATTTTACCGAGGTAATCAAGGTGGTGAAGGGAATGAAGACTTTGCTGGAGATGATCGTTATGATGCCATCTCAGCAATCGAACTTTTAAAAAGGCATCCAAATGTGCATTCACATCGTATCCATGTTTTTGGATTTTCAAGAGGTGGTGTTATGGCATTATTAACTGGTATTTTAGCTGAAGATGTGCGTTCTGTTGTTACATGGGGTGGAGTCTCTGATATGTTTTTAACATATGTTGAGCGTGAGGATTTACGTCGAATGATGAAAAGAGTTATTGGTGGTACACCTACAAAATTCCCGAATCGATATATGTGGAGAACACCTTTGTACGAATTAGAAAACATGAATCCACCTGTATTAATTATACACGGAGTTAAGGATAAAAATGTCTCAGTTGAGCATGCATACAGGCTTGAAAAAAGATTAAAGGAATTAAATAAACAAGTTGAAAGCTGGTACTTTAAGGGATTTACTCATTATTTTCCTCCTAAAATAAACCGTGAAACACTACATAGACTATGTTCCTGGATGAAAAAACAATAA